The Vulpes vulpes isolate BD-2025 chromosome 10, VulVul3, whole genome shotgun sequence genome has a window encoding:
- the LOC112914749 gene encoding cytochrome P450 4A6-like isoform X2 codes for MSVSVLSLTRPLDTVSGLLQLASLLGLALLLLKAAQLYQRRQWMLKAIQQFPSPPSHWFFGHKQEFQTGLELQELKKRTEKYPCASPRWLWGSKVILVVYDPDYMKMILGRSDPKSEGAYRFMAPWIGYGLLLLNGETWFQHRRMLTPAFHYDILKPYVRLMADSVQVMLDKWEELLSQNSHLEIFEHVSLMTLDTIMKCAFSYQGNHQADSSNASLQLEPSAPSSFRNSQSYIQAIKDLNYLVFSRVRNVFYQKDIFYWLTSEGHRNHKACQLAHQHTDRVIKLRKAQLQEEGELEKVRNKRHLDFLDILLLAKMENGRGLSDKDLRAEVDTFMFEGHDTTASGISWILYTLATHPEHQQRCREEIQSLLGDGASITWEHLDQMPYTTMCIKEALRLYPPVPSVGRELSKPITFPDGRSLPRGFLVSLSFYALHHNPNVWPKPEVFDPSRFAPDAARHSHAFLPFSGGSRNCIGQHFAVNEMKVAVALILLRFELAPDPFRIPVPTPRIVLMSKNGIHLHLRKLL; via the exons ATGAGTGTCTCTGTACTGAGCCTCACCAGACCCCTGGACACTGTGTCTGGGCTCCTGCAGCTGGCTTCCCTGCTaggcctggctctgctgctgctcAAGGCAGCACAACTCTACCAGCGCAGGCAATGGATGCTCAAAGCTATTCAGCAGTTCCCgtcccctccttcccactggtTCTTCGGGCACAAGCAGGAG TTCCAAACGGGTCTGGAGCTGCAAGAGCTgaagaaaaggacagagaaatacCCTTGTGCCAGTCCACGTTGGCTATGGGGAAGCAAAGTTATCCTCGTAGTCTATGACCCAGACTACATGAAGATGATCCTGGGGCGATCAG ACCCAAAATCTGAGGGTGCCTACAGATTCATGGCTCCCTGGATAG GGTATGGTTTGCTCCTGCTGAATGGAGAGACATGGTTCCAGCACCGGCGGATGCTGACCCCAGCCTTCCACTATGACATCCTGAAGCCCTACGTGAGACTCATGGCTGACTCTGTCCAAGTGATGCTG GACAAGTGGGAGGAGCTCCTCAGCCAGAACTCACATCTGGAGATCTTTGAACACGTCTCCTTGATGACCTTGGACACTATTATGAAGTGTGCCTTCAGCTACCAGGGCAACCACCAGGCAGACAG TTCAAATGCCTCCCTCCAACTCGAGCCCTCTGCACCATCCTCCTTCAGGAACTCCCAGTCCTACATTCAGGCCATTAAAGATCTGAACTACCTGGTGTTTTCCCGGGTGAGGAATGTTTTCTACCAGAAAGACATCTTCTACTGGCTGACCTCTGAAGGCCACAGGAACCACAAGGCCTGCCAGCTTGCCCATCAACACACAG ACCGAGTGATCAAGCTGAGGAAGGCTCAgctacaggaggagggagagctggAGAAGGTCAGGAACAAGAGGCATTTGGACTTCCTGGACATCCTCCTCTTAGCCAAA ATGGAGAATGGGAGGGGCTTGTCTGACAAGGACCTCCGTGCAGAAGTGGACACGTTCATGTTTGAGGGGCATGACACCACAGCAAGCGGCATCTCCTGGATCCTCTATACTCTGGCCACACACCCTGAGCATCAGCAGAGGTGCCGGGAGGAGATCCAGAGCCTTTTGGGGGATGGTGCCTCTATCACCTG GGAGCACCTGGACCAGATGCCCTACACCACCATGTGCATCAAGGAGGCATTGCGACTCTATCCACCAGTTCCAAGTGTTGGCAGAGAGCTCAGCAAGCCCATCACCTTCCCTGATGGACGCTCCTTGCCCAGAG GATTCTTAGTCTCGCTCTCCTTTTATGCCCTTCACCACAACCCGAATGTGTGGCCAAAACCAGAG GTGTTTGACCCTTCCCGCTTTGCACCAGATGCCGCTCGACACAGCCATGCTTTCCTGCCCTTCTCAGGAGGATCAAG GAACTGCATCGGGCAGCACTTTGCCGTGAACGAGATGAAGGTGGCGGTGGCCCTAATCCTGCTCCGCTTTGAGCTGGCTCCAGATCCCTTCAGGATCCCTGTACCCACTCCAAGAATTGTGTTGATGTCCAAGAATGGGATCCACCTGCATCTCAGGAAGCTCCTCTAA
- the LOC112914749 gene encoding cytochrome P450 4A6-like isoform X1: MSVSVLSLTRPLDTVSGLLQLASLLGLALLLLKAAQLYQRRQWMLKAIQQFPSPPSHWFFGHKQEFQTGLELQELKKRTEKYPCASPRWLWGSKVILVVYDPDYMKMILGRSDPKSEGAYRFMAPWIGYGLLLLNGETWFQHRRMLTPAFHYDILKPYVRLMADSVQVMLDKWEELLSQNSHLEIFEHVSLMTLDTIMKCAFSYQGNHQADSSNASLQLEPSAPSSFRNSQSYIQAIKDLNYLVFSRVRNVFYQKDIFYWLTSEGHRNHKACQLAHQHTELSTTPGNTVWADRVIKLRKAQLQEEGELEKVRNKRHLDFLDILLLAKMENGRGLSDKDLRAEVDTFMFEGHDTTASGISWILYTLATHPEHQQRCREEIQSLLGDGASITWEHLDQMPYTTMCIKEALRLYPPVPSVGRELSKPITFPDGRSLPRGFLVSLSFYALHHNPNVWPKPEVFDPSRFAPDAARHSHAFLPFSGGSRNCIGQHFAVNEMKVAVALILLRFELAPDPFRIPVPTPRIVLMSKNGIHLHLRKLL; encoded by the exons ATGAGTGTCTCTGTACTGAGCCTCACCAGACCCCTGGACACTGTGTCTGGGCTCCTGCAGCTGGCTTCCCTGCTaggcctggctctgctgctgctcAAGGCAGCACAACTCTACCAGCGCAGGCAATGGATGCTCAAAGCTATTCAGCAGTTCCCgtcccctccttcccactggtTCTTCGGGCACAAGCAGGAG TTCCAAACGGGTCTGGAGCTGCAAGAGCTgaagaaaaggacagagaaatacCCTTGTGCCAGTCCACGTTGGCTATGGGGAAGCAAAGTTATCCTCGTAGTCTATGACCCAGACTACATGAAGATGATCCTGGGGCGATCAG ACCCAAAATCTGAGGGTGCCTACAGATTCATGGCTCCCTGGATAG GGTATGGTTTGCTCCTGCTGAATGGAGAGACATGGTTCCAGCACCGGCGGATGCTGACCCCAGCCTTCCACTATGACATCCTGAAGCCCTACGTGAGACTCATGGCTGACTCTGTCCAAGTGATGCTG GACAAGTGGGAGGAGCTCCTCAGCCAGAACTCACATCTGGAGATCTTTGAACACGTCTCCTTGATGACCTTGGACACTATTATGAAGTGTGCCTTCAGCTACCAGGGCAACCACCAGGCAGACAG TTCAAATGCCTCCCTCCAACTCGAGCCCTCTGCACCATCCTCCTTCAGGAACTCCCAGTCCTACATTCAGGCCATTAAAGATCTGAACTACCTGGTGTTTTCCCGGGTGAGGAATGTTTTCTACCAGAAAGACATCTTCTACTGGCTGACCTCTGAAGGCCACAGGAACCACAAGGCCTGCCAGCTTGCCCATCAACACACAG AGCTCTCAACTACGCCTGGGAACACTGTTTGGGCAGACCGAGTGATCAAGCTGAGGAAGGCTCAgctacaggaggagggagagctggAGAAGGTCAGGAACAAGAGGCATTTGGACTTCCTGGACATCCTCCTCTTAGCCAAA ATGGAGAATGGGAGGGGCTTGTCTGACAAGGACCTCCGTGCAGAAGTGGACACGTTCATGTTTGAGGGGCATGACACCACAGCAAGCGGCATCTCCTGGATCCTCTATACTCTGGCCACACACCCTGAGCATCAGCAGAGGTGCCGGGAGGAGATCCAGAGCCTTTTGGGGGATGGTGCCTCTATCACCTG GGAGCACCTGGACCAGATGCCCTACACCACCATGTGCATCAAGGAGGCATTGCGACTCTATCCACCAGTTCCAAGTGTTGGCAGAGAGCTCAGCAAGCCCATCACCTTCCCTGATGGACGCTCCTTGCCCAGAG GATTCTTAGTCTCGCTCTCCTTTTATGCCCTTCACCACAACCCGAATGTGTGGCCAAAACCAGAG GTGTTTGACCCTTCCCGCTTTGCACCAGATGCCGCTCGACACAGCCATGCTTTCCTGCCCTTCTCAGGAGGATCAAG GAACTGCATCGGGCAGCACTTTGCCGTGAACGAGATGAAGGTGGCGGTGGCCCTAATCCTGCTCCGCTTTGAGCTGGCTCCAGATCCCTTCAGGATCCCTGTACCCACTCCAAGAATTGTGTTGATGTCCAAGAATGGGATCCACCTGCATCTCAGGAAGCTCCTCTAA
- the LOC112914749 gene encoding cytochrome P450 4A6-like isoform X3: protein MSVSVLSLTRPLDTVSGLLQLASLLGLALLLLKAAQLYQRRQWMLKAIQQFPSPPSHWFFGHKQEFQTGLELQELKKRTEKYPCASPRWLWGSKVILVVYDPDYMKMILGRSDPKSEGAYRFMAPWIGYGLLLLNGETWFQHRRMLTPAFHYDILKPYVRLMADSVQVMLDKWEELLSQNSHLEIFEHVSLMTLDTIMKCAFSYQGNHQADRNSQSYIQAIKDLNYLVFSRVRNVFYQKDIFYWLTSEGHRNHKACQLAHQHTELSTTPGNTVWADRVIKLRKAQLQEEGELEKVRNKRHLDFLDILLLAKMENGRGLSDKDLRAEVDTFMFEGHDTTASGISWILYTLATHPEHQQRCREEIQSLLGDGASITWEHLDQMPYTTMCIKEALRLYPPVPSVGRELSKPITFPDGRSLPRGFLVSLSFYALHHNPNVWPKPEVFDPSRFAPDAARHSHAFLPFSGGSRNCIGQHFAVNEMKVAVALILLRFELAPDPFRIPVPTPRIVLMSKNGIHLHLRKLL, encoded by the exons ATGAGTGTCTCTGTACTGAGCCTCACCAGACCCCTGGACACTGTGTCTGGGCTCCTGCAGCTGGCTTCCCTGCTaggcctggctctgctgctgctcAAGGCAGCACAACTCTACCAGCGCAGGCAATGGATGCTCAAAGCTATTCAGCAGTTCCCgtcccctccttcccactggtTCTTCGGGCACAAGCAGGAG TTCCAAACGGGTCTGGAGCTGCAAGAGCTgaagaaaaggacagagaaatacCCTTGTGCCAGTCCACGTTGGCTATGGGGAAGCAAAGTTATCCTCGTAGTCTATGACCCAGACTACATGAAGATGATCCTGGGGCGATCAG ACCCAAAATCTGAGGGTGCCTACAGATTCATGGCTCCCTGGATAG GGTATGGTTTGCTCCTGCTGAATGGAGAGACATGGTTCCAGCACCGGCGGATGCTGACCCCAGCCTTCCACTATGACATCCTGAAGCCCTACGTGAGACTCATGGCTGACTCTGTCCAAGTGATGCTG GACAAGTGGGAGGAGCTCCTCAGCCAGAACTCACATCTGGAGATCTTTGAACACGTCTCCTTGATGACCTTGGACACTATTATGAAGTGTGCCTTCAGCTACCAGGGCAACCACCAGGCAGACAG GAACTCCCAGTCCTACATTCAGGCCATTAAAGATCTGAACTACCTGGTGTTTTCCCGGGTGAGGAATGTTTTCTACCAGAAAGACATCTTCTACTGGCTGACCTCTGAAGGCCACAGGAACCACAAGGCCTGCCAGCTTGCCCATCAACACACAG AGCTCTCAACTACGCCTGGGAACACTGTTTGGGCAGACCGAGTGATCAAGCTGAGGAAGGCTCAgctacaggaggagggagagctggAGAAGGTCAGGAACAAGAGGCATTTGGACTTCCTGGACATCCTCCTCTTAGCCAAA ATGGAGAATGGGAGGGGCTTGTCTGACAAGGACCTCCGTGCAGAAGTGGACACGTTCATGTTTGAGGGGCATGACACCACAGCAAGCGGCATCTCCTGGATCCTCTATACTCTGGCCACACACCCTGAGCATCAGCAGAGGTGCCGGGAGGAGATCCAGAGCCTTTTGGGGGATGGTGCCTCTATCACCTG GGAGCACCTGGACCAGATGCCCTACACCACCATGTGCATCAAGGAGGCATTGCGACTCTATCCACCAGTTCCAAGTGTTGGCAGAGAGCTCAGCAAGCCCATCACCTTCCCTGATGGACGCTCCTTGCCCAGAG GATTCTTAGTCTCGCTCTCCTTTTATGCCCTTCACCACAACCCGAATGTGTGGCCAAAACCAGAG GTGTTTGACCCTTCCCGCTTTGCACCAGATGCCGCTCGACACAGCCATGCTTTCCTGCCCTTCTCAGGAGGATCAAG GAACTGCATCGGGCAGCACTTTGCCGTGAACGAGATGAAGGTGGCGGTGGCCCTAATCCTGCTCCGCTTTGAGCTGGCTCCAGATCCCTTCAGGATCCCTGTACCCACTCCAAGAATTGTGTTGATGTCCAAGAATGGGATCCACCTGCATCTCAGGAAGCTCCTCTAA
- the LOC112914749 gene encoding cytochrome P450 4A11-like isoform X4, with the protein MSVSVLSLTRPLDTVSGLLQLASLLGLALLLLKAAQLYQRRQWMLKAIQQFPSPPSHWFFGHKQEFQTGLELQELKKRTEKYPCASPRWLWGSKVILVVYDPDYMKMILGRSDPKSEGAYRFMAPWIGYGLLLLNGETWFQHRRMLTPAFHYDILKPYVRLMADSVQVMLDKWEELLSQNSHLEIFEHVSLMTLDTIMKCAFSYQGNHQADRNSQSYIQAIKDLNYLVFSRVRNVFYQKDIFYWLTSEGHRNHKACQLAHQHTDRVIKLRKAQLQEEGELEKVRNKRHLDFLDILLLAKMENGRGLSDKDLRAEVDTFMFEGHDTTASGISWILYTLATHPEHQQRCREEIQSLLGDGASITWEHLDQMPYTTMCIKEALRLYPPVPSVGRELSKPITFPDGRSLPRGFLVSLSFYALHHNPNVWPKPEVFDPSRFAPDAARHSHAFLPFSGGSRNCIGQHFAVNEMKVAVALILLRFELAPDPFRIPVPTPRIVLMSKNGIHLHLRKLL; encoded by the exons ATGAGTGTCTCTGTACTGAGCCTCACCAGACCCCTGGACACTGTGTCTGGGCTCCTGCAGCTGGCTTCCCTGCTaggcctggctctgctgctgctcAAGGCAGCACAACTCTACCAGCGCAGGCAATGGATGCTCAAAGCTATTCAGCAGTTCCCgtcccctccttcccactggtTCTTCGGGCACAAGCAGGAG TTCCAAACGGGTCTGGAGCTGCAAGAGCTgaagaaaaggacagagaaatacCCTTGTGCCAGTCCACGTTGGCTATGGGGAAGCAAAGTTATCCTCGTAGTCTATGACCCAGACTACATGAAGATGATCCTGGGGCGATCAG ACCCAAAATCTGAGGGTGCCTACAGATTCATGGCTCCCTGGATAG GGTATGGTTTGCTCCTGCTGAATGGAGAGACATGGTTCCAGCACCGGCGGATGCTGACCCCAGCCTTCCACTATGACATCCTGAAGCCCTACGTGAGACTCATGGCTGACTCTGTCCAAGTGATGCTG GACAAGTGGGAGGAGCTCCTCAGCCAGAACTCACATCTGGAGATCTTTGAACACGTCTCCTTGATGACCTTGGACACTATTATGAAGTGTGCCTTCAGCTACCAGGGCAACCACCAGGCAGACAG GAACTCCCAGTCCTACATTCAGGCCATTAAAGATCTGAACTACCTGGTGTTTTCCCGGGTGAGGAATGTTTTCTACCAGAAAGACATCTTCTACTGGCTGACCTCTGAAGGCCACAGGAACCACAAGGCCTGCCAGCTTGCCCATCAACACACAG ACCGAGTGATCAAGCTGAGGAAGGCTCAgctacaggaggagggagagctggAGAAGGTCAGGAACAAGAGGCATTTGGACTTCCTGGACATCCTCCTCTTAGCCAAA ATGGAGAATGGGAGGGGCTTGTCTGACAAGGACCTCCGTGCAGAAGTGGACACGTTCATGTTTGAGGGGCATGACACCACAGCAAGCGGCATCTCCTGGATCCTCTATACTCTGGCCACACACCCTGAGCATCAGCAGAGGTGCCGGGAGGAGATCCAGAGCCTTTTGGGGGATGGTGCCTCTATCACCTG GGAGCACCTGGACCAGATGCCCTACACCACCATGTGCATCAAGGAGGCATTGCGACTCTATCCACCAGTTCCAAGTGTTGGCAGAGAGCTCAGCAAGCCCATCACCTTCCCTGATGGACGCTCCTTGCCCAGAG GATTCTTAGTCTCGCTCTCCTTTTATGCCCTTCACCACAACCCGAATGTGTGGCCAAAACCAGAG GTGTTTGACCCTTCCCGCTTTGCACCAGATGCCGCTCGACACAGCCATGCTTTCCTGCCCTTCTCAGGAGGATCAAG GAACTGCATCGGGCAGCACTTTGCCGTGAACGAGATGAAGGTGGCGGTGGCCCTAATCCTGCTCCGCTTTGAGCTGGCTCCAGATCCCTTCAGGATCCCTGTACCCACTCCAAGAATTGTGTTGATGTCCAAGAATGGGATCCACCTGCATCTCAGGAAGCTCCTCTAA